TGGTGAACGACGATATCTTTGCTCTTCTTGTTTTGCTTAATGCTGGATACGAGGCGTCTGAAGGTATTATTGCAAAGACACTGGAGTTTATCCTTTCCTATCAACTGGAGAACGGCTCTTTTGTGGGTGTGGATATGACAGCAGCTGCGGTGCAGGCATTGGCTCTGGTGTCTTCAGAGAAAGGCGTAAGCGATTCTCTTTTGAACGCGAAAGAATATCTTAAGAGCCAGCAGGAGAATTCTGGCGGGTTCAAAAACGTGTATTCTACAAGCTGGGTAATGCAGGCAATGGCAGCTCTTGGAGAGCCGGAAACATCTTTCGCGGGCAACCAAAACACACCCGGAGACTATTTGTACATGCAGCAGGCAGAAGACGGGGGAGTGGAAGAGTCAGATACCAATACGGACAACCGTATTTGGGCAACGTCATATGCTATCCCAGCTGGCCTTTCAAAGCCATGGGGCGACATACTCCAGGATTTTGAGAAACCTGCCATGCAGCCAGTTGAGCCAGTTGCTCAATCCTTAAAAGAGGAGTTGATCCAAGGAGAGATTGCTGCTTTGGAAGTGTCTATAGATGTACTTTCTCAGCACATTGCATCCCTTGCTGAAACTACAAGGAAACTGGGGGTGATTGAACTTAAGGTTTTACGCATTGCACAAGAAGTAGAGGCATTAAGACCTCAGGTTGCGGCGCTATATGTTGCTTACCTTGCAAAGCTAGAGCGGCCGCAGTCCAAAGCATTGGCCCAGCAGTCGAGTACTGAGGTCGCAAAGTCCAACGTGTTAGAAGACGGAACCATTACCTTTGAATCTGAGGCCACGACCCTTAAGCAAGAAGACGGTGAACAATTCACGGCAGAAGCTGCCTTGACAGCACAAAACTTTTTCCGTTCTTCTGCCGGACAGGCGGTCTTGGCCCTTTTGGTAGGTGTTATTCTCTTTCTTGTTCTTGGAGGATGGAGAGTCATTCTTTCTTTGGTTCGGCGCCCAAGAACTGTGGTTTGACCCCCACACCATAACAAGGTGTGACCCCGTCCTATTTGCGCAAAGCGCGCACCTTGTTTAGTGTGGGGGTTTGAACTCAGGCAGCAGAGAAGATATACTAAGGACATGAAACAAGATGTCTTGCTCCGTGTTGTACGGACATTAAACCTAAACCCAAAACCTGAATACAGAGGGTTTCGCTGCGCAAACTGCCAGCGCTACTTGCACAAGGCATGGCATCACTGGCTAACTTCTGGTGGATATAGGATTTCAGTGCATCTTTGCCAATCTTGCGAGGGTTTGTTTAAGCAAGACAAGTTGAAAGCTCGTGGCTTGAGCCGCCCTGTTTTAAAATCAAGATTCTATACGAATTTTTCTTCTAAGATTCGGAGCCAACTCCGCAATTTTCTTGGTAGAACATCAGCAAAACCGGTCTATAAAAGTTTTGCCTGCGACAAATGCAGAACCAGTTTGCTGAAAGCCTACCATGTGTGGTCGTTTTTGCGCGGTTCTTTACGTGAACTCCATTTGTGCAAGCGATGTGGAGACACGGTCTTTTTGGTATAATCTATACTATGAAAATCTATCTTGCAGCAGATCATGCTGGCTTCGATTTAAAAGAAGTCATCAAGAAATATTTAAAAGAACAGAGAAGAGAGGTTGAGGATATGGGGGCTTTTACTTTAAATAAACAGGATGACTACCCCGACTTTATCCTGCCTGCTGCCATAAAGGTGGCAGAGAATCCTCAAGAGAACTTTGGTTTGTTTTTTGGCGCTTCAGGACAGGGAGAGGCCATAGCGGCAAACAAGGTAAAGGGTATTCGGGCAGCAGTGTACTATGGGGGGTCTTTGGAATTGGTGAAGCGTTCTCGCTCTCACAACAATGCCAACGTTCTTTCTTTGGGCGCAAGGTTTCTAACCGTAGAAGAAGCAATTGACGCCGTTGAGATGTGGCTCAGAACAGAGTTTGTAGGCGGGAGACACGAACGTCGTATTGAGAAAGTGAAGAAGTTTGAACAACGCAGACAATAACTTAATGAAATTAAGGAATCCTTAGTCTAGCTAAGGAGAAAGAAACTGTGCAAAAAGTTGTACCAGCTATTCTCACTCAAGACCCATCTTCACTAAAGGACCAGCTTGAGATATTGAAAAACCACACGAAGTGGGTGCAAATTGACATTATGGACGGTAAGTTCGTCCCTGCAGTTTCTGTGAACATTTCACAACTGCAGGAGGCTTACCAGTTTTTTAACCTTGAAATTCACTTAATGGTCAAAGACCCAGAAAACTATTTGGAGGACTGCAATGCAGTAGGCGCAAAACGCGTGTACTTTCACCTGGAAGGGGCGCGGAATCCAGAACAGGTGCTTTCTGCCATGGAGAAGTATCCCTTTCAAAGAGGAATTGCGCTTAATCCAGAAACGACAGAAAACCAGCTCGCCCCCTATGCCAAGAATGCGGATGCAGTTTTGCTTCTCAGCGTGGTGCCGGGAGCGCAGGGACATGAGTTTATTCCTTCTACGACAGAAAAGGTGCAGCAGATTCGGTCTTTCAACCCAGACGTGGTTATCGGCATGGACGGAGGAATTGCAAAAGACAACATAAAACAGGTGTTTAAAGCGGGAGTGGATTACGTTGCTGTGGGAAGTTCAATCTGGAAAACAGAAGACCCCGTTGCTTCTTTGAGAGAGCTTCAAGAAATGGTAAGCTAGAGTAACTATATGAAAGAATACTCTATTAAGGATCTTAAAAAGAAGGCAAACCAGATACGCCAAGACATCATTAAACTCTTGGTTCAGGCCGGATCTGGGCATTCAGCAGGTCCTTTAGGTATGGCAGACATTTTTACTGCCCTGTATTTTCGCGTTTTAAAGCACAACCCAAAGAACCCAAGATGGAAAGACCGGGACCGCCTCATTCTTTCTAACGGGCATATTTGTCCGGTGAGATACACTGCCATGGCTCATGCAGGGTATTTCCCGAAGAGTTGGCTTAAAACCTTTCGTAAAATCAACTCAAAGCTGGAAGGACATCCGTCTTTCAAGAAACTTCCTGCAGTGGAGACTTCTTCTGGCCCCCTGGGTGAAGGGTTGTCGCAGGCCTGCGGGTTTGCCCTGGCTGCCAAGATGGACAACGCAAGCTACCACGTGTGGTGTTTGATGTCAGATGGCGAACACCAAGAAGGCATGACCTGGGAGGCAGCAATGCTGGCCTCCAAGTATCGTTTAAACAACCTCACGGTGGTGGTGGACAGAAACAACATTCAGATTGACGGCGTGACAGAAGATATCATGCCTTTGGAACCCTTCAGGGCAAAGTATGAAGCGTTTGGCTGGCATGTGATAGACATGAACG
The Patescibacteria group bacterium DNA segment above includes these coding regions:
- a CDS encoding ribulose-phosphate 3-epimerase, with amino-acid sequence MQKVVPAILTQDPSSLKDQLEILKNHTKWVQIDIMDGKFVPAVSVNISQLQEAYQFFNLEIHLMVKDPENYLEDCNAVGAKRVYFHLEGARNPEQVLSAMEKYPFQRGIALNPETTENQLAPYAKNADAVLLLSVVPGAQGHEFIPSTTEKVQQIRSFNPDVVIGMDGGIAKDNIKQVFKAGVDYVAVGSSIWKTEDPVASLRELQEMVS
- a CDS encoding transketolase, which codes for MKEYSIKDLKKKANQIRQDIIKLLVQAGSGHSAGPLGMADIFTALYFRVLKHNPKNPRWKDRDRLILSNGHICPVRYTAMAHAGYFPKSWLKTFRKINSKLEGHPSFKKLPAVETSSGPLGEGLSQACGFALAAKMDNASYHVWCLMSDGEHQEGMTWEAAMLASKYRLNNLTVVVDRNNIQIDGVTEDIMPLEPFRAKYEAFGWHVIDMNAHDMREIISTLEEAKAIQEKPVCIIAHTIPGKGVSFMEKDYKWHGVPPGTAIAGEPEKEKQVKIALRELRTLREKIEAADID
- a CDS encoding RpiB/LacA/LacB family sugar-phosphate isomerase gives rise to the protein MKIYLAADHAGFDLKEVIKKYLKEQRREVEDMGAFTLNKQDDYPDFILPAAIKVAENPQENFGLFFGASGQGEAIAANKVKGIRAAVYYGGSLELVKRSRSHNNANVLSLGARFLTVEEAIDAVEMWLRTEFVGGRHERRIEKVKKFEQRRQ